In Colwellia sp. M166, a genomic segment contains:
- a CDS encoding LysM peptidoglycan-binding domain-containing protein gives MLIKIFSLILGIFMSLSLLADELTLKPDAPKSYIVKKGDTLWDISGVFLNQAWLWPKLWRLNPEINNPHLIYPGDELRLVFDAQGQPMLVKGKPKLKWSPKVRKQSKNQTPVSTLPLQAIAPYIRYDSVKTLAELERFSYIIGSEKGYKSSLDGFKAYVNSDLVVGQSYAIYHKGTVIIDPATAENLGYNIILVGTGKALQRGNISKKQPGTLYISGVKREIHSGAFVVPVNDEQQYPAVFTMRAGAKNTKGLIINSVTELREFAKFDVVMINQGAKQALQAGDVLTVSRKSPAVIDTDNGPEYTHNTSRWNRMGSDNHSDYDMPTESIGQVMVFKVYDKVSMALILHSDKALRVLDGVIAP, from the coding sequence ATGCTAATAAAAATTTTCTCGCTAATACTTGGCATTTTCATGTCGCTGTCTTTACTGGCTGATGAGTTAACATTAAAGCCTGATGCTCCAAAGTCTTATATTGTTAAGAAGGGCGATACCTTATGGGATATCTCAGGTGTTTTTCTTAATCAAGCTTGGTTGTGGCCGAAATTATGGCGTCTTAATCCTGAAATTAACAATCCTCATTTAATTTATCCTGGTGATGAACTGCGTTTAGTCTTTGATGCACAAGGACAGCCCATGTTAGTTAAAGGTAAACCTAAATTAAAATGGTCACCTAAAGTTCGTAAGCAATCAAAAAATCAAACTCCAGTGAGCACATTACCTTTGCAGGCTATTGCACCTTATATTCGTTATGATAGCGTTAAAACTTTAGCAGAGCTGGAGCGATTTTCTTATATTATTGGTAGTGAAAAAGGTTATAAATCTAGCCTAGATGGCTTTAAAGCTTATGTAAATAGCGACCTTGTTGTTGGCCAAAGTTATGCTATCTATCATAAAGGTACTGTTATTATTGACCCAGCAACAGCAGAAAATTTGGGCTATAACATTATACTTGTTGGTACCGGTAAGGCACTACAACGTGGCAACATCAGCAAAAAGCAACCGGGTACTCTTTATATTAGTGGCGTAAAACGTGAAATTCATTCTGGTGCTTTTGTGGTACCGGTAAATGATGAGCAGCAGTATCCCGCAGTGTTTACTATGCGAGCCGGTGCTAAAAATACTAAAGGTCTTATTATTAACTCGGTCACAGAACTGCGTGAGTTTGCTAAGTTTGATGTCGTGATGATTAATCAGGGAGCAAAGCAAGCTTTACAAGCTGGTGATGTGTTAACCGTTAGCCGAAAAAGCCCTGCGGTAATCGATACTGATAATGGTCCCGAATACACGCATAATACCTCGCGTTGGAATCGCATGGGCAGTGATAACCACTCTGACTATGATATGCCTACTGAAAGTATTGGCCAAGTCATGGTTTTTAAAGTTTACGATAAAGTGAGTATGGCGTTAATTCTTCATTCGGACAAAGCATTACGTGTGCTTGATGGGGTTATTGCACCATAA
- the purE gene encoding 5-(carboxyamino)imidazole ribonucleotide mutase, which translates to MKVGIIMGSKSDWPTMQHAADMLDLFNVPYETKVVSAHRTPHLLAEYAESAKARGIQVIIGGAGGAAHLPGMTAAYTSLPVLGVPVQSKALSGQDSLLSIVQMPKGIAVGTLAIGTAGAANAGLLAAQIIGLADPTVQAAVEKFRAEQTQTILDNPNPAQ; encoded by the coding sequence ATGAAAGTTGGAATTATCATGGGGTCAAAGTCGGACTGGCCGACAATGCAGCACGCTGCTGATATGTTAGATTTATTTAACGTTCCTTATGAAACAAAAGTAGTTTCAGCACATAGAACACCCCATTTACTTGCTGAATATGCAGAGAGCGCCAAAGCACGTGGTATTCAAGTGATTATTGGTGGTGCTGGTGGTGCTGCGCACTTACCTGGCATGACCGCTGCTTATACCAGCCTGCCTGTTTTAGGTGTACCAGTGCAATCAAAAGCCTTAAGTGGTCAAGACTCATTACTCTCTATTGTCCAAATGCCAAAAGGTATTGCCGTTGGCACATTGGCGATTGGCACAGCAGGCGCAGCAAATGCAGGTCTATTGGCTGCACAAATCATCGGCTTAGCTGATCCAACAGTACAAGCTGCTGTTGAAAAATTTAGAGCAGAACAAACACAAACCATTCTTGATAACCCAAACCCTGCACAATAA
- the def gene encoding peptide deformylase, whose translation MAILPVLRFPDERLRTKAQPVTEVNDEIRTIINNMFETMYAENGVGLAATQVDIHQQIVVIDVSENKENPYVLINPEITRKSDETLINEEGCLSVPGCYAKVDRSVDVTVTALDENGKKFTLDGEELLAICIQHELDHLNGILFVDYLSPLKRQRIKKKLEKEARLDSANA comes from the coding sequence ATGGCTATTTTACCTGTATTACGATTTCCTGATGAGAGATTAAGAACGAAAGCACAACCCGTCACTGAAGTTAATGATGAAATTCGCACTATTATCAACAACATGTTTGAAACCATGTATGCTGAAAATGGTGTTGGCTTGGCAGCAACGCAAGTTGATATTCATCAACAAATTGTCGTTATTGATGTCTCAGAAAATAAAGAAAACCCTTATGTCTTGATTAATCCTGAAATCACTCGTAAAAGTGATGAAACTCTGATTAATGAAGAAGGCTGCCTATCTGTACCTGGCTGCTATGCGAAAGTCGATCGTAGTGTCGATGTTACCGTTACCGCCCTTGATGAAAATGGCAAAAAATTCACTTTAGATGGTGAAGAGCTATTAGCTATTTGTATTCAACATGAACTTGATCACCTTAATGGTATCTTGTTTGTTGATTATTTATCGCCACTTAAACGCCAGCGTATTAAAAAGAAATTAGAAAAAGAAGCGCGTTTAGATAGTGCGAACGCATAA
- a CDS encoding acyl-CoA synthetase codes for MNNIYNQGLDKVVANSQPLTPINFLNRTADVYPEKIAIIHGKQRITYDEYRKNVRRLASGLIKHGVKPGQTVSIMAANIPAFLDAHYGVPLTGAVLNAINIRLDAENIAFIMDHGECDVLLTDTAFSGVIKQALALSKRKPLVIDIDDIEGPGGECIGTMEYQELLAQGDENFVGSLVADEWQALALNYTSGTTGNPKGVVYSHRGAYLNAIGHNFIWPTDSNTVYLWTLPLFHCNGWCFPWTIVAVGGTQVCLRQVEVGAIVNAMIEHKVSHFCGAPIVLNMILNAEQSLLTQLPKNIKAMTAGAPPPAAVIKGIERLGIEITQSYGLTEVYGPCVVSEWKKEWNELSADERAALKARQGVRYPTQEEVDVLNPDTMAPVRSDGETIGEIMFRGNTTMKGYLKNEKATEEAFAHGWFHSGDLAVKHPDGYIEIRDRSKDIIISGGENISSVEIEGVLYMHPAILEAAVVAKKDEKWGETPCAFICLKRGQSITEQDVIQHCRDHMAGFKVPKTIVFSELPKTSTGKVQKFVLRQKIKTLFESA; via the coding sequence ATGAATAATATTTATAACCAAGGTCTAGATAAGGTTGTTGCTAATAGCCAACCATTAACACCAATTAATTTTTTAAATCGTACTGCGGATGTTTACCCTGAAAAAATAGCGATTATTCATGGTAAGCAAAGAATTACTTATGATGAATATCGCAAAAATGTTCGTCGTTTAGCGTCAGGCCTGATTAAACATGGGGTAAAACCTGGGCAAACCGTTAGTATAATGGCGGCAAATATTCCTGCTTTTCTTGATGCCCACTATGGTGTGCCTTTAACAGGAGCGGTACTTAATGCGATCAACATTCGTCTTGATGCCGAAAATATTGCTTTTATTATGGATCATGGGGAATGTGATGTCTTGCTTACCGACACTGCATTTTCTGGTGTGATTAAGCAAGCATTAGCACTTTCCAAGCGAAAGCCCTTAGTAATCGATATTGATGATATTGAAGGCCCTGGCGGTGAATGTATCGGCACAATGGAATATCAAGAATTATTAGCGCAAGGGGATGAAAATTTTGTTGGCTCTCTCGTTGCTGATGAATGGCAAGCATTAGCGTTAAATTATACTTCGGGTACAACTGGCAACCCCAAAGGTGTGGTTTATTCTCACCGTGGTGCTTATCTTAATGCTATTGGCCATAACTTTATTTGGCCGACAGACAGCAATACGGTTTACCTGTGGACTTTACCTTTATTTCATTGCAATGGTTGGTGTTTTCCTTGGACCATCGTTGCGGTTGGGGGGACACAAGTCTGCTTAAGGCAAGTTGAAGTTGGTGCTATTGTTAATGCTATGATCGAACACAAAGTTAGTCATTTCTGTGGTGCCCCGATTGTACTTAATATGATTTTAAATGCTGAGCAAAGCTTACTGACACAATTGCCTAAAAATATTAAAGCCATGACCGCTGGCGCTCCACCGCCGGCGGCCGTGATTAAAGGCATTGAACGTTTAGGTATTGAAATTACACAAAGTTATGGTTTAACTGAGGTGTACGGACCTTGTGTAGTTAGTGAGTGGAAAAAAGAATGGAATGAGTTAAGTGCTGATGAACGTGCGGCGTTAAAAGCACGCCAAGGCGTACGATATCCGACTCAGGAGGAAGTTGATGTTCTTAATCCTGATACCATGGCGCCTGTTCGTTCTGATGGTGAAACCATTGGTGAAATAATGTTTCGCGGCAATACCACGATGAAAGGCTATTTAAAAAATGAAAAAGCCACAGAAGAAGCTTTTGCACATGGTTGGTTTCATTCCGGTGATTTAGCGGTCAAGCATCCGGATGGTTATATTGAAATTCGTGATCGTTCAAAAGATATTATTATTTCTGGCGGGGAAAATATTTCCTCTGTTGAAATAGAAGGCGTGCTATATATGCACCCAGCCATTCTAGAAGCTGCTGTTGTAGCGAAGAAAGATGAAAAGTGGGGAGAAACGCCTTGTGCATTCATTTGCTTGAAGCGAGGCCAAAGCATTACAGAGCAAGATGTTATTCAGCATTGTCGAGATCATATGGCGGGCTTTAAAGTCCCTAAAACTATTGTTTTTAGTGAGCTACCTAAAACATCGACCGGTAAAGTGCAAAAGTTTGTCTTAAGACAAAAGATTAAAACCTTATTTGAGTCAGCATAA
- a CDS encoding 5-(carboxyamino)imidazole ribonucleotide synthase: MNVLVLGAGQLARMMALAVKPLNIDIRAFDVGSGNVVDPLATNIVFGNLTQGIEFADFITAEFEHIDHQTLATCQASGKLRPASQAIKVGGDRRLEKSLLIKSAVANAQHQIIETKADFDQALNQLSFPLILKSALAGYDGKGQWRLQDKAKAEEVWLDIKAFFDGGEQGVKHAVIAEQMVPFDREVSLVGVRDSQGNTLVYPLTQNHHSKGVLSVSIATHVDEVLQTQAQQVFNSIAKELDYVGVLAIEFFQVGEQLLVNEIAPRVHNSGHWTQQGADTCQFENHLRAVCDLPLGSTDLIRPTAMINILGEDNVPNEILNVASTKLHWYGKSKRAGRKMGHINVSGKSEAQLATRLMLLANLLPEAAFDELKPYIAAYQNSLSS, encoded by the coding sequence ATGAATGTTTTAGTATTAGGTGCAGGTCAATTAGCTCGAATGATGGCACTCGCTGTTAAGCCCTTAAATATCGATATTAGGGCTTTTGATGTTGGCTCAGGTAATGTCGTTGATCCGCTGGCAACTAACATTGTTTTTGGTAACTTAACACAGGGCATCGAATTTGCAGACTTTATCACGGCAGAATTTGAACATATCGACCACCAAACACTCGCAACGTGTCAGGCTTCAGGTAAGTTACGTCCCGCAAGCCAAGCGATTAAAGTTGGCGGCGATAGAAGATTAGAAAAAAGTTTGCTAATAAAATCTGCGGTTGCAAATGCTCAACACCAAATTATCGAAACTAAAGCAGACTTTGATCAAGCTTTAAATCAACTGTCTTTTCCTTTAATTTTGAAAAGCGCCCTCGCTGGCTACGATGGTAAAGGTCAATGGCGATTGCAAGATAAAGCAAAAGCAGAAGAAGTCTGGCTTGATATTAAAGCTTTTTTCGATGGTGGAGAACAAGGTGTAAAGCATGCGGTTATAGCAGAACAAATGGTGCCATTTGATCGTGAAGTTTCTTTAGTTGGTGTTCGAGATAGCCAAGGTAACACACTCGTTTATCCACTGACTCAAAATCATCACAGTAAAGGGGTACTCAGTGTTTCTATTGCTACTCACGTGGATGAAGTGTTGCAAACACAAGCGCAACAAGTTTTTAATAGTATTGCTAAAGAATTAGATTACGTGGGCGTTTTAGCAATTGAATTCTTCCAAGTTGGCGAACAATTATTAGTTAATGAAATTGCTCCTCGTGTGCATAACTCAGGTCATTGGACACAACAAGGTGCAGATACTTGCCAATTCGAAAATCATTTACGAGCGGTCTGTGATTTGCCATTAGGGAGCACGGATTTAATTCGTCCGACCGCCATGATTAATATCTTAGGTGAAGATAACGTACCTAACGAGATATTAAATGTCGCAAGCACAAAATTACATTGGTATGGGAAAAGTAAACGCGCTGGTCGTAAAATGGGCCATATTAATGTCTCAGGAAAATCTGAAGCGCAATTAGCCACACGATTAATGTTATTAGCTAATTTATTGCCAGAAGCAGCGTTTGATGAACTTAAGCCTTATATCGCCGCCTACCAAAACAGTTTAAGTAGCTAA
- the fmt gene encoding methionyl-tRNA formyltransferase, whose translation MSNAVTKPLNIIFAGTPDFAAQHLAALLQSEHNVLAVYCPPDKPAGRGKKLTACATKLLALEHDIPVEQPENFKAQTTQAVLASYQADVMVVVAYGLLLPTVILETPRLGCINVHGSILPKWRGAAPIQRSLEAGDAQTGVTIMQMDKGLDTGDMILTAICDITQEDTSASLYEKLAKLGPIALLETLTLMANGDYTRQPQDNNLASHAAKLDKADAELNWQSPAKVLARKVRAYIPWPVTQFTFNDSSKLHRIRVWQASALNLKHKHTVGNIISADKQGIIVATSEGALRLEVIQLPGKKAMAVADLLNGKADWFAPGEAINGFETTQGQQ comes from the coding sequence TTGTCCAACGCTGTAACTAAACCATTAAATATCATTTTTGCTGGCACACCCGACTTTGCTGCTCAACATTTAGCAGCACTACTGCAATCAGAACATAATGTTCTTGCGGTATATTGTCCGCCTGATAAACCCGCGGGTCGAGGTAAAAAGCTAACAGCCTGTGCAACAAAGCTATTAGCTTTAGAGCATGATATTCCTGTTGAACAACCTGAAAACTTTAAAGCGCAAACAACACAAGCTGTACTAGCAAGTTATCAAGCGGATGTTATGGTGGTGGTTGCTTATGGTTTACTACTACCAACAGTAATTTTAGAAACGCCAAGATTAGGTTGTATTAATGTTCACGGTTCTATTTTACCTAAATGGCGCGGAGCTGCACCCATTCAGCGCTCTTTAGAAGCAGGTGATGCACAAACGGGCGTAACCATAATGCAAATGGATAAAGGCTTAGATACCGGCGATATGATATTAACCGCAATTTGTGATATCACACAGGAAGATACCAGCGCGAGTTTATATGAAAAATTAGCTAAGCTTGGACCGATCGCACTTTTAGAGACCCTAACCTTGATGGCCAATGGTGATTACACGCGCCAGCCACAAGATAATAATCTCGCATCACATGCAGCTAAACTTGATAAAGCCGACGCTGAATTAAATTGGCAATCACCGGCTAAGGTACTTGCTCGTAAAGTAAGAGCTTATATCCCTTGGCCAGTGACACAGTTTACCTTTAACGACAGCAGTAAACTGCATCGCATACGTGTTTGGCAAGCCAGTGCTCTTAACCTCAAACATAAACACACTGTTGGTAATATTATCAGCGCTGACAAACAAGGGATTATTGTGGCAACATCCGAAGGTGCTCTACGTTTAGAAGTCATTCAACTACCAGGAAAGAAAGCCATGGCGGTTGCCGATCTATTAAATGGTAAAGCAGATTGGTTTGCTCCAGGCGAAGCAATAAATGGTTTTGAAACAACACAAGGGCAACAGTAA
- the dprA gene encoding DNA-processing protein DprA, which yields MADTRNNKAVTELTSVHYWLALKAIPRLASYKKIALVKKFGLKTLFTQQVDLNQTGLTGAQRSAISSPDWHGLTKVIFDSQLCQSKIIVYDDPAYPVLLKEIYDPPIVIFARGNIELLSLAKIAIVGSRNASVAGREIAHKLAGQLTAQFVVTSGLALGIDAQAHLGALHHGGYTIAVVATGLDMTYPARHKKLQKDIIENKGLLISEFAPGIAPKAGHFPKRNRLISGLSLGVLVVEASLKSGSLITARCALEQSREVFAVPSSIYNLQAKGCHWLIKQGAKLVEDIADIEEEFEDIVTDSLNLSRNKEKANSREKSVQQDLFNDPMLASVGYEVTPVDMVVSRSKLPIDVVLTRLTVLELKGLVSAVPGGYLKLNRG from the coding sequence GTGGCAGATACTCGTAATAATAAAGCCGTAACTGAGTTAACTTCTGTGCATTATTGGCTAGCGCTAAAAGCTATTCCACGACTAGCGAGCTATAAAAAAATTGCCTTAGTAAAAAAGTTTGGTTTAAAAACATTATTTACTCAACAAGTCGATTTAAATCAAACGGGCCTTACTGGAGCTCAACGCTCTGCGATTAGTTCACCTGACTGGCATGGTTTAACTAAAGTAATTTTTGATTCACAGCTTTGTCAAAGTAAAATTATTGTTTATGACGATCCTGCGTACCCTGTATTATTAAAAGAAATCTATGATCCACCCATAGTGATATTTGCCCGTGGCAATATCGAATTATTATCACTTGCTAAAATAGCTATTGTTGGCAGTCGTAATGCTAGTGTAGCAGGTCGAGAAATAGCTCATAAACTTGCCGGGCAGCTAACGGCGCAGTTTGTGGTAACCAGTGGTTTGGCATTAGGTATTGATGCTCAGGCACATCTAGGGGCCTTGCACCATGGAGGCTATACCATTGCCGTTGTTGCTACTGGCTTAGATATGACTTATCCCGCTCGACATAAAAAATTACAGAAAGATATTATTGAAAATAAGGGCTTACTCATTAGTGAGTTTGCACCCGGTATTGCACCTAAAGCAGGGCATTTTCCGAAACGAAATCGTTTGATCAGCGGCTTAAGTTTGGGGGTTTTAGTGGTTGAAGCATCATTGAAAAGCGGTTCTTTGATCACGGCTCGTTGTGCACTAGAGCAATCAAGAGAAGTGTTTGCTGTACCAAGTTCAATTTATAATCTGCAAGCAAAAGGTTGTCATTGGCTAATTAAACAAGGCGCTAAACTTGTTGAGGATATAGCCGATATAGAGGAAGAGTTTGAAGATATTGTCACAGATAGTCTAAACTTAAGTAGAAACAAAGAGAAAGCTAATTCAAGAGAAAAAAGTGTACAACAGGACTTGTTTAACGATCCAATGTTAGCTAGTGTGGGATATGAAGTCACCCCTGTAGATATGGTGGTTTCTCGGAGTAAACTACCCATAGACGTAGTGCTAACTCGATTAACAGTACTTGAGCTTAAAGGTCTTGTGTCTGCGGTGCCAGGGGGCTACCTTAAATTAAATAGGGGCTAG
- the rsmB gene encoding 16S rRNA (cytosine(967)-C(5))-methyltransferase RsmB: protein MAANLRALAARCTFAVVDKGRSLADELPLQLAKIDGKDKGLLQELCYGVLRHLPELEHDVREFIKKPLTGKQRVGHFLMLVGIYQIKYTRIPDHAAFNETVSACKPLKCDHLKGVINGVLRNFQRQQVAKDNQECTNKLPDAVAFNHPSWFIKKLQGAYPEIWQDILNANMQRPPMWLRVNQLHHSVDDYLALLAIENIEHLLVDKKSGAIRLTEAVDVNKLPGFQLGWVSIQDGAAQQAALLLACQPDDNVLDCCAAPGGKTCHILEYSPKIKSMTAIDIEASRLERVEENLQRLNLQAHVIAADAATPGKWWNGELFDRILLDAPCSGTGVIRRHPDIKWLRKSQDIAVLTELQQDILKNIWSLLKPGGTLLYATCSILPEENSEQVLRFVKENSDAEHIAITDQVNDIGWQILPNNNSMDGFYYAKLIKKPL from the coding sequence ATGGCTGCAAATCTAAGAGCATTAGCTGCCCGATGTACTTTTGCCGTGGTAGATAAAGGCCGCAGTTTAGCCGATGAATTACCCTTGCAATTAGCTAAAATAGACGGTAAAGATAAAGGCTTACTGCAAGAGCTTTGCTATGGTGTATTAAGGCACTTACCTGAGTTAGAACACGATGTTCGTGAATTCATCAAAAAACCACTAACCGGTAAGCAACGTGTTGGCCATTTCTTAATGTTAGTGGGCATATATCAAATAAAATATACTCGCATTCCTGATCATGCTGCGTTCAATGAAACAGTTTCAGCCTGTAAGCCGTTAAAGTGTGATCATTTAAAAGGGGTTATTAACGGTGTATTAAGAAACTTTCAACGGCAGCAAGTAGCTAAAGATAACCAAGAGTGTACAAACAAATTGCCCGATGCTGTTGCTTTTAATCACCCTTCTTGGTTTATTAAAAAGCTACAAGGTGCCTACCCTGAAATTTGGCAAGATATTCTTAATGCTAATATGCAGCGCCCGCCAATGTGGTTGCGAGTTAATCAGCTTCATCATAGTGTCGATGATTATTTAGCCCTACTAGCGATTGAGAACATTGAGCATTTACTGGTTGATAAAAAGTCTGGTGCTATACGGCTAACTGAAGCTGTTGATGTCAATAAATTACCCGGTTTTCAACTCGGTTGGGTATCTATTCAAGACGGCGCAGCCCAACAAGCTGCGCTTTTGCTTGCTTGCCAACCAGACGATAATGTCCTTGATTGTTGCGCCGCTCCTGGCGGTAAAACCTGTCATATTCTTGAGTACAGCCCGAAAATAAAATCGATGACAGCCATTGATATCGAAGCCTCTAGATTAGAGCGCGTAGAAGAAAATTTACAACGGCTAAATTTACAAGCCCACGTTATTGCTGCTGATGCGGCCACACCTGGAAAATGGTGGAATGGTGAGTTATTCGATCGCATATTGCTTGATGCTCCATGCTCTGGTACTGGTGTAATTCGGCGTCACCCTGATATAAAATGGTTGCGCAAAAGCCAAGACATAGCAGTATTAACCGAGCTACAGCAAGATATTCTTAAAAATATATGGTCTTTATTGAAGCCCGGTGGTACTTTGCTATATGCAACATGCAGCATTTTACCTGAAGAAAATAGTGAACAAGTGCTGCGCTTTGTTAAGGAAAATTCTGATGCTGAACATATAGCTATAACCGATCAAGTTAATGATATTGGCTGGCAAATTCTGCCCAATAACAATTCAATGGATGGTTTTTATTACGCTAAGTTAATTAAAAAACCGCTATAA
- a CDS encoding topoisomerase DNA-binding C4 zinc finger domain-containing protein, translated as MSNPEKPLFSRHEHALENTTEICPECGSKLAIKHSKSGSFFGCVSYPNCQYTRPVVEHERVDDKVLVGSECPECGNELAVKQGRYGMFIGCTNYPDCHHIVHQDDNDIAEQDITCPQCKKGYLQSKTSRFGKTFYACDSYPKCKFVVNHQPVAGKCEQCGFGLLLKRQMAAGEKLQCAAKPCGHFQKN; from the coding sequence ATGTCAAACCCCGAAAAACCACTATTTTCACGTCATGAACATGCCTTAGAAAATACCACTGAAATTTGCCCAGAATGTGGCTCAAAGTTAGCCATTAAGCATAGTAAATCCGGCTCGTTTTTTGGCTGTGTTAGTTACCCTAACTGTCAATATACACGACCTGTTGTTGAGCACGAACGAGTTGATGATAAAGTGCTTGTTGGTAGTGAGTGTCCTGAATGTGGCAATGAACTTGCGGTAAAACAAGGCCGTTATGGTATGTTTATTGGATGTACAAACTATCCTGATTGCCACCATATCGTGCATCAAGATGATAATGATATAGCAGAACAAGACATTACTTGCCCACAATGTAAAAAAGGTTACTTACAATCAAAGACTAGCAGATTTGGCAAAACATTTTATGCTTGTGATAGCTATCCGAAATGTAAATTTGTTGTCAATCACCAACCTGTTGCAGGCAAATGCGAGCAATGTGGCTTTGGCTTGTTGCTAAAAAGGCAAATGGCGGCGGGAGAGAAGTTACAATGCGCAGCTAAACCTTGCGGTCACTTTCAAAAAAATTAG
- a CDS encoding DUF494 family protein, producing MFDILMYLFENYIHSEAEVMVDHDLLTDELTRAGFHQDEIYKALAWLEKLAALQDTETYPYLTRVGNQSVRIYTSEESQILDVECRGFLMFLEQVNLLDFTTREMVIDRVMELDTKFFSIDDLKWVVLMVLFNVPGKENAYSQMEDLIFDEQEGPLH from the coding sequence ATGTTTGATATTTTGATGTACCTTTTTGAAAATTATATTCATAGTGAAGCCGAAGTAATGGTAGATCATGACTTACTGACGGATGAATTAACCCGTGCCGGTTTTCACCAAGATGAAATATATAAAGCACTTGCGTGGTTAGAAAAGCTTGCTGCCTTGCAAGATACTGAAACTTATCCTTATTTAACTCGTGTGGGTAATCAATCGGTTCGAATTTATACCAGTGAAGAAAGTCAGATTCTAGACGTAGAATGCCGAGGTTTTCTCATGTTTTTAGAACAAGTGAATCTATTAGACTTTACTACCCGTGAAATGGTCATTGACCGAGTAATGGAGCTGGATACTAAATTTTTCTCCATCGATGATTTAAAGTGGGTGGTGCTAATGGTGCTGTTTAATGTACCAGGCAAAGAGAATGCCTACTCCCAAATGGAAGACTTAATTTTTGATGAGCAAGAAGGGCCATTGCATTAG